In the genome of Oscarella lobularis chromosome 1, ooOscLobu1.1, whole genome shotgun sequence, one region contains:
- the LOC136185330 gene encoding succinate dehydrogenase cytochrome b560 subunit, mitochondrial-like has protein sequence MALARLSRGSLYQPFQALRCCVAFVPRSTGLATDANTEPFFEKNRRLGRPLSPHLTIYKWELNMNMSLFHRITGTGLSLSIAGLSAGYLFVRDWDSVVTFFQGLHLPHWFVIVPGKFLVAWIFAFHSFNGLRHLSWDFGQGFSKPTMKASAWTVAAISGLVAAFLASY, from the exons ATGGCTCTCGCCAG ACTCTCGCGCGGCTCCCTCTATCAGCCCTTTCAAGCGCTACGATGCTGCGTGGCATTCGTACCGAG GTCGACGGGACTCGCAACGGACGCGAATACCGAGCCGTTCTTCGAGAAAAACCGACGCCTCGGCCGTCCCCTGTCGCCTCACCTGACAATCTACAAATGGGAGTTGAATATGAACATGTCCCTCTTTCATCGCATCACGGGAACGGGCCTTTCTCTAT CTATTGCTGGCCTATCGGCTGGATATCTCTTTGTGAGAGACTGGGATTCGGTTGTGACGTTCTTTCAAGGGCTGCATCTTCCGCACTGGTTCGTGATCGTGCCCGGAAAGTTTCTCGTTGCCTGGATCTTTGCATTTCATTCTTTCAATGGCCTGCGTCATTTG AGTTGGGATTTTGGACAAGGATTTTCGAAACCGACTATGAAGGCTTCGGCGTGGACTGTGGCTGCTATATCTGGATTGGTAGCTGCCTTTCTGGCGTCATACTAG